One window from the genome of Bdellovibrio sp. NC01 encodes:
- a CDS encoding ABC transporter ATP-binding protein, with protein MNDNFMNEDVVKTKVTYPVLFKRLWPYARKEKFLLFCAVFAVAGGATVARIIPSLIGYAIDHGVKGRDYGVFTKVAFAYLALEIMRSTFSFGNVFLFQLFGNRMLFHLREDLMNHVQRLPLQFFNKTPTGRIVTRLTNDVAALGELFTEGVISVFTHFIVICSVVVALALISWKLTLVCLILAPFFIWASFYLSNRIRDILREQKKKLSTINAFLAENLNGIKVVQLYNRVKRNRDKFVALSVDYRDTNMQSIRAYALMQPIMNLFNAVTITSALYFGGLLSSQNSIAIGALVAFLMNIQDFIPPLREILEKYQQFQNSLTSAERIFTLMDEPKEFEIKTLQSHEIVRGDIEIRNLNFRYEEHLPLVLKNVNLRFKAGESIALVGRTGSGKSTFISLLQRFYDAPEKTIFVDGIAIEKTPREEIRHHVGVVQQDNFIFRGNIRDNIGLGDPKISDEQIRSACEKTGYMALLLRTGRDLLSPVDERGANLSVGERQLIAFARILAFNPDILILDEATANIDSESEHIIQEATKEITKGRTSIIIAHRLSTIQQCDRIVVLNQGEVVEVGSHEELMKAQGLYYQFASAGVKSTLIEASAAGTADP; from the coding sequence ATGAATGATAATTTCATGAATGAGGACGTGGTTAAAACCAAAGTCACCTATCCTGTTTTGTTCAAACGTCTATGGCCCTATGCTCGCAAAGAAAAATTCTTACTGTTCTGCGCGGTCTTCGCCGTTGCTGGTGGCGCAACTGTAGCGCGTATCATTCCGTCTTTGATTGGTTATGCGATTGATCACGGCGTTAAAGGTCGTGATTACGGCGTCTTTACCAAAGTGGCGTTTGCTTATTTGGCTTTAGAAATCATGCGCTCAACGTTTTCATTTGGAAACGTGTTCTTGTTTCAGCTCTTTGGCAATCGCATGCTTTTCCATTTGCGCGAAGATTTAATGAACCATGTACAAAGACTGCCACTGCAATTTTTCAATAAGACACCGACAGGTCGTATCGTGACTCGTTTAACGAATGACGTGGCGGCCTTGGGCGAGCTTTTCACTGAAGGCGTGATTTCGGTGTTTACTCACTTCATCGTTATTTGTTCGGTTGTTGTCGCGTTGGCTTTGATTTCTTGGAAATTGACGTTGGTGTGTTTGATCTTAGCACCGTTTTTTATTTGGGCATCATTTTACCTTAGCAATCGCATTCGTGATATTTTGCGTGAACAGAAAAAGAAACTTTCGACGATCAATGCCTTCTTAGCCGAAAATTTGAACGGCATTAAGGTTGTACAGCTTTATAACCGTGTAAAACGCAATCGCGATAAGTTTGTGGCCTTGTCAGTGGACTACCGCGACACCAACATGCAATCGATCCGCGCTTATGCATTGATGCAACCGATTATGAATCTGTTCAATGCAGTGACAATCACGTCTGCGTTGTATTTCGGTGGTTTACTGAGCTCGCAAAACTCAATTGCCATTGGTGCCTTGGTGGCGTTCTTGATGAATATTCAAGACTTCATCCCACCTTTGCGTGAAATCTTGGAAAAATATCAGCAATTCCAAAATTCCCTTACCAGTGCGGAACGTATTTTCACATTGATGGATGAGCCAAAAGAATTTGAAATCAAAACTCTGCAAAGCCACGAAATCGTTCGCGGTGATATCGAGATTCGTAATTTGAATTTCCGCTATGAAGAACATCTGCCATTAGTACTGAAGAATGTGAACTTGCGCTTTAAAGCGGGTGAATCCATCGCTTTAGTCGGTCGTACCGGCAGTGGTAAGTCGACATTTATTTCGTTGTTACAGCGTTTTTACGATGCACCTGAAAAAACGATTTTTGTCGACGGTATTGCGATTGAAAAAACTCCGCGTGAAGAAATTCGCCATCACGTAGGCGTCGTGCAACAGGATAACTTTATTTTCCGTGGCAACATTCGCGATAATATCGGTTTGGGCGATCCAAAGATCAGCGACGAACAGATCCGTAGCGCTTGTGAAAAAACGGGCTACATGGCGCTATTACTGCGCACCGGTCGCGATTTGTTAAGTCCTGTGGACGAGCGTGGCGCAAATCTTTCTGTCGGCGAAAGACAGTTGATCGCGTTTGCACGTATCTTGGCATTTAACCCTGACATTTTGATTTTGGATGAAGCAACTGCGAATATCGATTCTGAAAGTGAACACATCATTCAAGAGGCGACAAAAGAAATCACCAAAGGTCGCACAAGCATCATCATTGCTCACCGTCTTTCAACGATTCAGCAGTGCGATCGCATTGTCGTTTTAAATCAAGGGGAAGTGGTAGAAGTGGGCTCTCACGAAGAATTGATGAAAGCCCAAGGTCTTTATTATCAGTTTGCTTCAGCAGGCGTGAAATCAACTTTGATCGAAGCATCGGCTGCAGGAACTGCAGATCCATAG